The Blautia obeum ATCC 29174 region GAACGGTGCATTGCTCGGAAGTACATATGCGTTTGGAACTCTTTGCCTTGCTCGACTGTTTCATGGATTCAACTGCAAATCAGATCATCCGGTCATTTTCACAAAAGTATTCTTCAACAATAAATGTTTGCAGGGAGCATTTGCACTTGGTGGCGCAATTGCATTTGTGATCAATGTGCCAATGAGCTTTTTGGAAAAGATAATTCTTGGAAAGACAAAAGAAAACAATAAATTGGCTAAAAAATTAGCAAGACCGGTAAGTTTGTTTCTTACAATTATATTACTGGTCAGTGTGATTGGTTTGGTTATATTTGGAGTAATTCCACAACTTACACAGACAACGGGAAATCTGATGACAAGTATTGCTGACTTTATCCCACAGATGAAAAACTGGATCCGTGAGTTTTCACATGATAACCAGGAGATCATGAAACTGGTAAATCAACTTCAGTTTAATCCTGACCAGGCAATCAAATGGGGGATAAGTATTCTTGGGAGCGGAGCCGGAAATATGATGAACACAACAATGTCAGCATTAGGTTCCATTGCAAGTGGATTAGCGACCTTTTTTATTGCATTTACGGCATTGATTCCTATCTTTGGAGCTTTTATTGGATGTGCAGTGGGTGTTTTTTTGATCTTCATGGTAAGTCCAAAACAAGCAGTTTTATTTATTATTATATTTTTACTCTTACAGCAGATTGAAGGTAATCTGATTTACCCGCATGTTGTTGGCGGATCTGTTGGCCTTCCGTCGATTTGGGTGCTGGCGGCAGTGACAATCGGTGGAAATCTTATGGGAATAGTAGGTATGCTCATTTTTATTCCGACTGTATCGGTGTTTTATACTATTTTTCGCGAATATGTCTATTTGCGTCTGAAAAAACAGAATATAAAACGAGTAACGCGGACAGAAGTGGAAGAATATGATAAGAGGGTATAATTGAGTGATGAAACTGGCAGAATTAAGACGTAGGGAAACTTACGTCTTTTTTTAATGTGACATACATCACGGAAAATGATAAACTTTTTAATTATAATACAAAAGGAAAGCAAGACAGAAGCAGTTTATTATCAATGACTGTAAAAGTTATGCCAGCGAGGTTGATAAAATGGGACAGATAACGATCAGAGAACTGGAGAATATGGATTTTTTTAAAGAAATACCAAAGGATATTCTGCAGAATCTGCTTAATGAAAGTAAGGTTGTTTCATATAAGAAAAAGGAAGTGATTTTTCATTCACGCAGCAGAACGAAAACAGTATATTTCGTGTATTCTGGGGAAGTGATGCTTTACAATCTGACCAAGCACGGAAATAGAAAGGTGATTTTTATCCTGGGAAAAGGACAGCTTTTAAATCAGAGTATTGTAAGCAAAAAGCCAAATGCACTTTTTTGTGAGGCTGTCTGTCCAGTGAAGGTAATAGAAATTGCAGAAGAACAATTCCTTCAGCTTATGGAGCAGAGCCATGCTTTAACAAGAGCTGTTCTGAGAGAATATGAAAGAAATCTCTGGCGAATGGGTCACCAGTTAAAAAATACGACCGGAAACATGCAGATGGAGCGAAAAATAGCTGCAAAATTATGGAAGCTAGGTCGTGATTTTGGTGTGGATACGGAAGACGGGGTGATGATAGATATTGATCTTACTATTACCCTGATGGCGGACTTAGTTGGGGCACCAAGGGAAAATGTGTCTCGTGCCTGTAAAGTTCTTACGGATAGAGGTCTGATCCGTTATGGCAATAAGCGGTTTATATTGA contains the following coding sequences:
- a CDS encoding Crp/Fnr family transcriptional regulator: MGQITIRELENMDFFKEIPKDILQNLLNESKVVSYKKKEVIFHSRSRTKTVYFVYSGEVMLYNLTKHGNRKVIFILGKGQLLNQSIVSKKPNALFCEAVCPVKVIEIAEEQFLQLMEQSHALTRAVLREYERNLWRMGHQLKNTTGNMQMERKIAAKLWKLGRDFGVDTEDGVMIDIDLTITLMADLVGAPRENVSRACKVLTDRGLIRYGNKRFILTDSDGLAEFYKM